CAGGTAAAGTTCGTTTTTCTTGGAGACCTTTGTAATTCAAGCAAAGTTTTTTGATGGCACCTGGGGTCTCTTTGGCGGGAGTACATTTAAATCGTATGCTACGATCACCATTTTGCGAAAATTCTACGATTTCATTATCTCGCACTTTCCATTGACCAGCGTCCCCAGTTAGCCCCCCTTGTGCTAGTTTATGAATTTTTTTAATTGTTTCTGGTGTGATTTCGATTTTCTGATGGTTTTTATGAATCCACAGAAGAGCTCTTCTGTACCCTACAATCTCCTCTTCAGGACGATCTTTCGGTTGTGTCGTTCCCAAAACAAGTGGAATCAGACGCTTTGATTCCACCTCAACACCTTCAATGCGATTGGATGATTCAGAACTTTGAATGAGCGCTGACTCACGAAGTTTTGAAATAACTTCTGACTTCGTTCTTCTCCAAACTTCTTGAAGACCCCGAGCTTCAGCGAGTTGAGCTAAGAACCAACCAAGAGAAGGGTGCAAACGTAACTTCTCAATGTACTCTTTATTAAATGACGACATTCCTCTATATTACCCATTTTTGCAAGCCCTTACCCATTCTCTACTTGTTAGCTAGATCTTGTACCTTGCCAAGGTACAGGTCGAGGATTCGAGCCCCTTAGCGCTGCTGGCTTTTGCTATGAAAACTAATTTTCTTGGATAACTAAAAACAGAGGTTGCTTGGAAAACGGTTTGCGCAGTTTACCGAGTTTGCTTGGAAAATGATGAGTGCGGATTTACCGAGGTTTCTTGGAAATGGTGATCGTGAATATGTAAGCGCGAATATGTTGGTGCGAATATAGGCGCATGAATATATAAGTGCAAAAATGTAAGTACGATATGTAAGTACGAATATGATGAGAGATAATATTTTTTAATTTTAATATGGTGACATTATCGCTGCAACACCACATTTTCTAATGGCGCAACCTGAAACATAGGTAAATATTTTTTTATTATAATATTATAATATTGACGTCTTTTTCTACGACATAATCTTGTTGGTACGAGCTTTTTTCATGTGAAATTTCAAAAAACTTAAACCGATCCATTCTT
The DNA window shown above is from Oligoflexia bacterium and carries:
- a CDS encoding Fic family protein; the protein is MSSFNKEYIEKLRLHPSLGWFLAQLAEARGLQEVWRRTKSEVISKLRESALIQSSESSNRIEGVEVESKRLIPLVLGTTQPKDRPEEEIVGYRRALLWIHKNHQKIEITPETIKKIHKLAQGGLTGDAGQWKVRDNEIVEFSQNGDRSIRFKCTPAKETPGAIKKLCLNYKGLQEKRTLPELLTVGIFVLDFLCIYPFRDGNGRVSRLLTLLCLYQCEYDVGRYVSLERIIEITKDDYYQALGSSSKHWHSSTHDLLPWWSYFLGHLKSGYQELKDRVESQQGDSKTAMIRGMVSEMVESFSVSDIVKLQPGLDREIVKKTLAQLKKEKIITLLGSGRGARWKRR